The genomic stretch AAATTGCATTTGTACCTCTTGAAAACGGAAAGGAGAATCCTATGGTCATTTTGTCTGTAATGGATCCCTATATATATGACTCTATGTGCTTTAGGCAGTTGTCAACAGATCTCCTATGATTATTGTCTGGCATGggctcattttttattttttttttgtcagcaatgaatttattaaagatgcatgaaaggaaaaacaaatcaagctcaatcttcatcttcatcttcggtATTACTTTAGCAGAGAGGAAATCAAGACAATGAGCTAAAATCAAAATTCACGAGAATGGGAACCTTAGTTTTCCAATGGTATCCCATTTTGTATCATTAAGGGAAAACCTTGGGAGAGTAACCCAGTCAGTAGAGGTACGGGTTCATGGCGTCCGCTTATAATTAACATTTTAATGAATAGcttgtatgagagagagagagagagagagagagagagaggatgccTGAATATAAATGGGGATATATGCTTAGTTCATAGGCATAATATACGACCCTCTCCACCCGTGACCCGGGTGAGATTTTCTCGAGAGCTGAAATTAATTTGGGCCCCATATGATGACCAAATGTGCAACATGTGGGATCTACATGCTATGCTTTACCCACTGTGAAGAGTCATTACTCATGTGCAAAGCTACATTCCACCTTCAATTCCCCTTTATACAAAAGTCATGAATCaacaaaaatttccttttctatgAACCACCACCAGGGTACCCTAGGCTCCTTTAGTGACTTTTATATTCATCTTTTGAGatgagaccaaaaaaaaaaactaaaggtCCAAGTTTCCCCTTCTTCACCCAAGGTGAAAGAGTGGGATACCAAAGGTTCAAAGATTCTTTTCCCACACAAAACCTCAATATGATCTCAAAGCCATGTACATCAATTATTGTGGGAAGTTGTGTGtttcaacacccaaaaaaaagattgCCTTAATGCACAATTTCTCTTTCAcacaaattttttattatttttcctatgTGTTCTAAAATTGTAAATCTCATATGGATGATACTTTTTGAAAACACCTACTGGTGTGGTGTACAAACTCCTCCCCACATTGATACTATGGTGAACCCTCTCCCcaacccacccaaaaaaaaaaaaaagagagaaaaatgtcTACACCAGTACTCAagttgtctatctctctcctctcctcaaTGAAATGACATTTATACCCTTTATTTGTAGGGGAGAGAGATAGAACCAATACTTTCCGATCTTTAAGTGAAAAAGAGATGAACTGATAATTTTGTGTATCCCTATATCTCAGGGACCACACAACCAAACAGTCTTATATTTCCCAAAATAGTTACTAAAGTTTCATTAAGTTATGGTGCGATAAGCCAGGATGCAATTGTTTTTCATTGTACAGTTTGATTAGGACCAAACTTTCCTAAAATTTCTGGctaagaaaaattagaaaatttctGGCCAAGAAATATTCATGAAACACAACCATATTATATTCTCAAGCGGAGTACATCAATCAGAGTGAGAACCTCGTTTTCCATTGAAAAGAATTATTGATTTTTTCATAAACTTAAGGTGGTGAAAGCTTTCGTcacattacatttttttttttgggtagaagagaCAAGGGCTGTTGAGTCTCAGAGGATCATAGGCTCTGATTTGAGAAAAATCTCAAATCTCAGAGGGGCAGCTACCCTTAGAAACATCCCATCTCTATGAACAAGCCTCACACTTTAACTAATGTGCTTCGTCACATTACATTGTTAAGCCAACAATAAGTACAATTATTGTGAGAACTTCACATTCCaatgaaaagaaattttgaCTCTCTATAAATTTTTGATGCAGACATATGAAATGATCATCTCATGccttatgaaatgaaaaattctaCCTCTTTTGAATGCCCTTGTGTATGCTTTCATTGATCCCCGTGCAGCCGCACTGATGCAAGGGCCACAAAACCTGACAGCACAAGAATTAAGTATGGAGTGACATTTTCTTCAAGTGTAACTTTGTATCCCAAGAGGAACATTCACCAACTTTGCTTGTTCTCTCATCAGTTTAACTATAATGTCATTGCATAGGCTTCTTTGGTAACTAAACAGGTTGGGAATCATGATCTCAATGGTATCATTGGTAAGGTTGCTCTTTGCACTGCCGTACGTTGTTATGCAAACTTAACATGAAGTAATTTTTTGTTAAATGAGATTTGCAAGCTCAATATGCGTTGTTCTttgcccgtttgattttgtttctgctgtttctgtgtctagaaacaaaaaaaaaaaacagtttttttccgtttctgtgctaagaaatgatttttggaattgcaaaaaggtgtttgatttttttgttttccaaaacGTTTTCAATAGTGTAGCTGGGTTCGAAACATGAGTGAAGACACGACATTGTAGGTATGCAACtcatgagtgaaggcatgacattGGAATTGCAAgtatgcttcatggagatgtgcttcagaaggatgaaggcagtcCAGAACTTTGAGCTTCGCATAACCAGGTTGGAGTCGCTGCTTCTGGATAGTgaaaagtttcaacaatgggttggggttggggttggggttggggtaggtCAAGTGAAGTATCaggttttttcacaatttttgtcactcccatttgtttctagaaatataaaaaaaaaagtttcacttGCTtctcaatttctgtttctagacatagaattaggcataaatttctatttctatttcgaaaaataagtaaaatgaaacagtttttggggtgtttttccatttctgagcGCAGAAAAATGGATAGAAATGGAAGCAAGATCATACGGGCCCTtagtttgtttttttctttttttttggacagatagggagggaagtaggtaacagctaggAGACTCAAAcacgagacctcctagtgagcatgggcCCTTATTTTGTTCTCTTTCTAACACATGGGCTATTCCGATCCGCATCGATGGTGAGGTATCTCATGTCATTTGAATTTTCGTCAGTGCCTGCCACTTCTCATCCTAAGGCAGCCATTGCCTCTTTCCGAGCCAATAACAACTAGTTTTACTGAAAGCAACTCCCTTTTCTTGGGATTTCTTTCTTCTAAAAATAGAGGACGTGCCTAGGTTTCTTTTGATGAATTCTAAGTGCTAAGAAGCTCCCTCTTGCTCTTTACACTCTTTTACCCTTTATTGCAAAAGGATTTTCAAAGCTCCTTAATTCCATTATTTAGGTTTATTAAATACAACTTAAAAGTGTCCCAACGTGGCTCAGTAACTGAGTGCAACAACTACTAGAAGACCGTAGTGATTATTTCATCTTGGAAGTCAACTCGCAtaccttttttttgctaacggcgggtatctaggcctttggcctgactagtcccgcaggcccatactaaccccacaatcgcatggaccgGATCATACcggagttgaatgagaatcattcaactttcactaaaagcagtgaagagcactaaacacccccgtgtgagtggcccaaggtacGCCTAGTGGGAGTCGTACTTAAGACGTTCGAGTTTacagctcgtaccaagttcgttgtcaccaactgtgctacccccttggATTATCGACTCACATACCTTAGAACTTGTTTCATCTCGCAATTACCTACATTGCACTATAGGCGACTACAATTTTAAGAGTGGCACGACTCAACCCCACAAAATTATGTTTGTGATCATGTTCATGTATCATCATCCCCTTCTGTTCGTGGTTGCTTCATTGAAGAGGATTagtgtttgaaattttaaatgtaaccgcaagcgtacagatcagtgtagctacaggtcgaacacagggagagcagccactttatttttttacttcttttaataatgcgaaagtgaaccgattaatggttttgatctaattctaattaccgtcctaaacatatgtatctaaaataacgtcctaaccattcatcatctaagaatttaaagacgcaagtcacgcaattaaaattaaataaataaataactgaaaataaaaaacccacacaattttaaaaaaaaataataaaggaaaaaatgttgaaataaaaaaataaagtaaaagaaaggggggaaagctagagagagactcacaagtaggtttttctacttagcctgagggatgcatcataatatgagcttccctacttgaccagagagtcactcttacaagggttactctacttggctttagggaaagggagacaattaaaataaaaacaataaattgatggttctatggctaggaggggcaaagccaacacatacactagccatgaaccttgggggcaagggatagcaataatgtaatgactgaaattaaaatcctaaattaaaaaagaaagggtagtcagaagagggaatgagaggagggagagaagactattgagggagcctacttacttgaacttcaacccttgaactgaaaacttgatcgatttgagatactcccaatactaaaaaccagatctagaataaaccaaatctgaaatttttagtactagaaaaaacaaatctaaagaaaaaaaaaaaatgaaacttgaaagacatgcttcatagcttgttcttgtcacctagaactaagcctagaactagaacttgaaaattacaacttcaattgcttaaataataaaaataaaaaaacagaatcaaaaacaaaagtgcttgcattaattgaataaaaaaatttataaaagtatttaaaacataaacctagaactagagctagagaaagagaaaactagagaacgagatagagcaactaaaaaaaaaaaacctagaagaagaatgaagtgtctcccctcctcttacatgagttgtatttataggggatggggaggtagggtaacaaatttctctttcctaaaagggagaaacccacaattagtagtgagatcttttgagaccaaaagtgctaaggtggaggaaagagaagagagaaataaactttgagaaatttcctataattttttttttacttattttctttcattttatttatttatttatttatttctcttctttttctccctccaagggattggacaagatttatttttcccttttttttttcttctacaaccatgagattcgaacttgaaacCTCCTAGTGAGgaaggaattttgcacaccataactcaccaaccacactaggcagttgttgttagagagatatgacgtccgataatgcttaaagcctttcaaatacaaaacctgcaaaaaaagagtacaacccaaggtagttccattctaaatatataaaatgcatgttttattaccctagatttcacacataaatgtgttcatcaattAACCATAAGATAAATCTCAATTTTATTCCAAAATTTGATCAATAAAGTTGCTGTTGattaggagaaagaaaaatatccaCTAACCACTCAATGCCTTAGTATTTGTGCTAAATACAAGATAGAAGGCCCCACATATACTAATGCTGATATTTTTCATCCTTTATTAGCTATATCAGATTGATTGGTTCATAAATGACTGCATTTACATAATTGACCATTTCCTTTGAAGATATTGATTGGTTCATAAATGACTGCATTTACATAATTGACCACTTCCTTTGGAGATGTGAACCCATCATTTCTCATATAGAAGAGGTGGAGTATTTTGCTCATCTTCCAAAACACATCCTTGCATTCTCTTGGAACTACACTTCCCTCTGTCTTCAATACTAATTCTAAGAGTTTCGTCCTATTACTCTCAATGACAGCTCTGATCTCTTTTATGGCCTCTTCTTAGGTAATATTGCCAGAGCAGCTGTGCATCATTTGCAAGAAAACACCATTCAATTTCCCTTGTTCTGCTTCCCTCTGTAACATACcataaggaaaaggaaaagtaagtagcaatcaaccataaaagaaaattcCGCTTAAGGCGTTGATCAATGCTTGAGGACCCTGTAGTTAGCTAGCTAAAATGTCCCTTCCCCCTTCAATACCCTTTGTACAAGTTCCTACCTCGAAGCCCTGGACATCATTGAGGAGACGCCCACATGTGCTCTACTGTTGACTACCTCCTCTGAAAGCTCAGGCCCAACAAAATAAAGAGCTGAGAGAACAATAGGTCCCAAGGCAAATGATACATATCCGTTTGTCACCGCTGCCAAACAAGCAAAAGAAGTTCATTAACTTCTtctaaataaagaaatgaatgtAAATTCAGAAGAAAAAGGATGCCGCAGATCCACCAAAGGGCAAGGTTTTATATTTAAGGTAGAATTCCCTATTAAATCTCACAAACTCAATTATGTTGCTAGTGACGGTGCGCTGCTGCCATGCTAATGCTTTGTTTCCTAGCTCATTGATTGTATTGTGAAGTGCTGAAAATATGATTTGCACTTGCTCAGAACAAAAGTGAGCGGCCTGGTCTCCATCCCACCTGTGGGCACAGCACCATCATTTCTCTACTGGAAAACCTATTGATGAAAATGTAAAAACAGAGGAGGGAGGTAGGTAGGAAGGTAGACACTAATTCTTCTTTAGAACCTCCATAGTCAAAGAAGTCATCAACCACTGTGGTGAGGACACCATTTTTGGCCCAGGCCATGCGGGCATCAGATAGCTCAGGCGAGAAAAGGGTTGCCGCACCAGAGAAGTAAAAGTACACCACTTTCTGCCTTGCAAACTTCAGCTTATCTAATTTGTTCTCTTTCACCCATCTGCTTATATGAAAATAGATTACAAAAATCAATTAACAAGTGATATCCAAAGTACCCTTTTAAAGAATAACAGTATTTAGGCATTGATATGGATCAGTACAACTCTAGATGCTGGAGTTCTTCACGGTGGATTTCTTGACAGACATTGAAGTCTTCCATTGCCAGTTGTAGGAAATTCCGATTGCTAATATTTAAACAGCTGATACAAGATAAGAGGGTGGTGAGATCATAATGTACTTACTTAAGAATGTAGCCACAGAAGTCGAAGTCTTCTTCCACACCTGTATGCCGTTTTCAGAATCCTCAGACTATTTACATTGTAATTCTCAATAGTACTCCTGCTCTGGAGGCGTTCCAAACTGGCATAGTGGGGGAATCTTAGAGTATATTCCACCTGTAGCATACCAAGAGGAGATTTAAGTTAATATGTGCCTCCAATGATGAAAGGTTTGCGCGCAGAGGAAGTTCTATCAGAGCATGTTTGAGCAGTTACCGCTTTGCTCGTATATTTATGGACTCCATCCACAAGGAATGAATCATTGGATAATCCTTGTTTCAGATAACAACTTAAAAAGAAATTCAGGTTCTCTAGAACTGGTTCATTAGATAACATGATttctgtaagatcaaacaccaagaaacacgaataataaagagacaatagattcgtacgacacagagatttaacgaggttcacacaccagggtggtgtgctacgtcctcgggcgaagaagaagatgattcactatgaagaagatgattcactatgcagaagagaaattacaccctagcagtggcgaggaaaaactcgccctgaaaccctagctgcgtgaaaatcctggaatacaatgactttctcaacaagcaacagtacattatatatactccaaatcgcaggttgacccatcgggtcgcggtcgatccggtcgaaccataccgcgggggcgtacccgcacccccatacgagatcagtgatgggctccaggcttgggcctactggcccaacccctctgcttgcatcacagatctcagaaaattccccattcaggtcgccaccaaaatatatcggatcggatcaatcttcaaaacgggccaagaattcgagacaaacttaacaaatttcTGAAGCCTTGTATAACTCAATCGGAGCACTGATATCCTCCATATGTCCTATGAGTGGATAACAAAAATACTGTTCATCAAATTGAGCTAATGCATCTGCATAACATGACAACCCCCTGAGTAATCATTCATAGGAAACATAAGACATAAACAAAGTCCAGAAGAAGTACCAGAAGGGACATCATATCCATTCATACGTTAAGATCCGAAATGCCATGGCACATGTGACAGGGTCTAAGAATATCTCGTCATCACCCTGCAACCAGTATCTGTTCACCAGCAAATGTTAGAATTTCAATAGATGATAATCAACTAGTATAAAATTCAGTTCTTGGAACTATACCTGTATGTTTCATCCAAAACAACTTTTATTTCACCCCTAAAATGACGATCAATTCCCAAACCCACCAGAATGTCAACCATACAAAGACAAGTGTATGTATCTGAAAGATAAGTTGTTGGAACTGAAAATGCCAGAGAATAGACACTTCAATATTTAATCATATTAAAGCAAccagtgaatttggagaagattgTGTTTTACCTGCATCGCCAAACCTTTCTAAGACTGAGTGCAAGTAATTGAGGCAGTTAGTATCCTGACAGTGAATAAAAGCAGCTGCAGTTGTAGATGGTGAATTAAACAGAGAtccattttccttttgataTTTCATGACCTCAATCCAATCCTGTGACTTTCCCAGTCCTTCTGCTGCAACATATGCTAGATATGCCTTCCTTCTCTCAGAACAGCTTGTAGAAGCCAGATAGTAATTTCTCGCTCTAAATGAAATAAGCGAGAAAAATAATTAGTAATTCCAAATTATGAACATGTGATAGACCAAAAATTTAAAGAGATGGAAGAATCTCATCACCATAAACATCAATAAGAATTTGAGGCCTAAAATAAGCACAAGATGTCCATGGGATGACTACCATATAACATTATCATTACCATTGGTGGGGCATGGGAGATTCCCACCCACCCAACCTCGAAGCCTAAACTGGCAGGGTGGGGAACTCTCTTTCTTTGAAAAATTATGAAAGTTATTTGAGTAAACTGAAAGTCTGAACTCCTAAATTTCAGAGCCTAAGCATTATATTAGGCTCCTTAAGatttggaaaattttaattttcaaaggTAGTTTCTTATAAGAACCACAAAAGGCCCAACATTGAACAGAAATGAGAGAAGATTAAAAGTATTCACCTTTTGAGCTCCAAGTGTCTCTTGCGAAGTAAAGAATCTAAAATTGATGGGCTAAGAGGAATATTTAAACCAGTGTCTCTAGCATAATCAATCATCCCAGGAAATATGATATTAAAGCCAATTGGAGAATGTTGCTTCTCATTAGTTGCTGACGCAAAGTTGGACTCAATAAAATGAATTCCTGTGAAATAGAAACGGTAACATATTTTAACAAACACAAATGGAGACAGAAATTAACAGGACAGAACAACAAAAGAAGACAAGTAGCATATACCCCTTTTAACATGTTCTTCCCCAACATTCCAACGTTTGAGTGCAAGCACACTTGCCAATGTGGAGGACAAGGCATCTTTAATAAGCATGGACTCGGAATGTGGAAGACCCCATGAACCATCAGGGAGCTGATTCTCCAATAACCAGGTTACACACTTGGGGAAATAAGGGTACTGAGAGGAACTAGAAGAAGGGACCATTGAGACCCAAGCAGTGTCATAGGAAGaataattccttaattcttTCCTTAGGCACTTGAAAGCACTACAAGATAATAAGcatttttatttccctttcatTAACATATTCTCAAATACGGAAATTCatgaaataaaggaagaagagtGCCATCATACCACAGTTCCATCTTTAGATATCTGTGCATTCTTCAATCCGGCATCCAAAGAAACTGATCAAGAAAAAAGAGTATTTCAATGGAGCAAGGATACCAGGACATTTAGAAATATGGACAGATGACATAATTGCTTCCATGAGTCACTCAAGACATACTGTCTAAAATCTTTGAAACAAGCAGAGAGAGCTGCATTTGCAATTATTAATAGAACAACCAAAAGAtgtcatcaaaatcaaattaaaccaTTCACCATGAGAAAGAAACTAAAACTCCCAACAGAACAAATGCTCCCAGAAAACGAAGGAGAAGAGACCATGGCTTcagaaattaaataaacaaaagggACAGCATACAAGAGAAGCAAAAGGTACAAAACCTGAAACAGATGAGCTCCTCCACCTTCTGGGTTTGTTGAGGAGGACATCGCGAGGGTAAGAGAGAGACATGACAGTTCAGAAACGAAATTATACCAAAAGAGAAGTTTACTTTGAAGAACATTTATGATAGAGGTTTGAAGTTAGAACTAAGGGGAATGGATAACTGAGGCCTGGTAACATAAGGGGGAGAAATAGTTGGAAAAGACGGCGCAGCTTTCTCTCACTTCCTTCTCCGTCGTCcgcactttttttttgggtgtttttgcCGTCATCCGTACTTTAATGGCCATTAACCActtccccccttctctctctctctctctcacacacacacatacacatactATTATTCTCTAGTGGATTCGGATCCAGATCCTCATAGAGCctatggaccatagagtgatcccacGGTTGGAAGGACCTGGGCACACGTCTCGAGGTCATCTCAGttgtgagatcactctatggtccatgggccttatggagaggaatcctatctcAGTATCAAGGTCTCCAGAGAGAGAAAGCTTTTCTATTTATGATTGGAATTTTGGAGGGAATATAAAtgggttccaacttccaagctATCACATTCctttatagaaaaagaaaaagctttAACGCtcctttatataaaaaaaaaaaaaaaaaaaaaagaagctttcaCAATCTATGTAATCAATCGGCATTTACAGGTAATCGGTTCCGTTTTCATGGCCTATTTGGGATGGCTACTTTTGATTCTCGAATGCAAAGAGCGATTGTGCAACTTCGCTATGAGTTCgtcgttatttttttttttttttttaggtaatgttgcaataaaaattgacctgatgatcttccctgtagttcctggtgctttagcCAACttacacagaagagatgacaggggagagtcgGGCTGACCTGACAgaggactctccgatgcctaagtcagatctttccacaacagatgctcaaaagagttttttcagtaaaagaagtgattgatcgatccctcatgatggaggcttaccttggtatttataggctgctgatggagagagaaggagggcatctgtggagagtccagtttaggcgtagagtccttaaggggagtggcactgtgattctgggttccagggcatgttctgggaatattcccctttgatctcagaggtgcaagtcgtgagaggggtggatgcctctaatgaagtgtagtggatagagtcctgcccccgtgatcagggatcacatcccttgaatgtaggagtggatgtgtgcacgtttctgggtgaaggtagcacggcctggtggagggccgaggtgtcagcatggcctgatggagggccgaggtggtagcactgtctgatgagatgccaaggtggcagcacagcctgatgaagggccgagtATCCTAACTTCATTCTTGTTTGGTTCCTTTGactagatgaagatgaagagccATTATAGTGTtgaaggtaggggtgtcaaatggtgcagttttggttattcggtttggtttcagtttggtttacattttgataaggtgaaaccaaaaccgcaccggataggaataaggtgaaatcaaaatcattttcatCCAATTTCAGTTTTAGCAGTTTTTAATCGGTTTTATTGTTCGGTTCACAACCGGTTTACATGGGATTAATAGTGTcattttagaaaatggtttgcatcctacagctagtgtgaatcctacatatattaaatttcctaaagaattaagacaatatacatttattttttccaaggacaatatactttatatgtaaaagactacacatattataactaattaactatgatcctagaattagaaaatcaagaagtgtgattgtgtgaaagtgaagctcccttctcggttagttctttgctttttctctttttcccttccctttttctACAGAGACCCAtcgaaattcaaaacactttaagtaTTTAATACTAAGTGCCGGTTAACCATCGGTTTTCTgattcggttcgatttcaaaccagaattatggcctataaaaccaaaatcggatcAATTTACTACAATGCAGTTTGGGTCAATTATAATCcggtaaacggttttggttatatattgacacccttagttgaAGGTGTCCTCAAAGCCTATGGAGAAAACAATTCCCCCTTTGTAGAGATCCCATAATCTGAAGAGGAGTCCTCTCAAATCTGGAATGGATATTAAATAATGGGCCAAAGAAATAATGGGTGAGTCAGAATGAGTTTCATATCAATTGGTTGATTTCATTTGGTCTCTATCTCAATTAATCTGCTTGACTTTAGTCCAAAAATGTTGTTTAAGAGAATGTAGGAGATGGGTGAATGAATAGGATTAAGAAAGTTCTACAAGGTTCTTGCAAACCAAGGAATAAATTGAGCGGAGTCAATACTAAACCAAGATGGTCTGTCGCCACTTTCTGCCTCTACAGAGTTAATGATTCAATCAGGATGGATTTCTCCAATTCTGCTTTTGTGGACTTCATATAGTCTGTATCTGAGTTAAATCTGTTGAGGGCAATGTTGTTTGAGAGATAGGTGGAGATGGGTCAATTGGGTTGTACAAATATATGATAGAGATTCTCACTATTCAGAAATTCAAATTTGCAGATGCATTTGCTTAATGagataataaaaatccaaacaGAATCCAActgtaagagaagaaaagaagctaTTAAATACTCTCAAATCTGGAACAAAACTAAAAAATTTCTAACAAACGTGGCTGCATAGGTATTATCTTCAACGGCTCTTCTCTAATTAAGGCACCTGAACAAGGGTAATTTTGGATGACGATGCGGTTGTTAAACAACCAAAGTAGCAACTCAACTGAGACAAGCACAACTAACTAATGTGCATTTAATTGGCTTTTAGTTTGCTATCGCAGGAGTGGGGGGTAAACTCTCTCCCTTTCCTGAACGCAGAAATCCCAAAAGCACTACAGCGCAGATCCAttacataccaaaaaaaaaaaaaaaaaccaggttacattagaaaaaagaaaagaagcagcgCACattgaggagaagaagaagaagaagcatcgcttttttctaattttctctGGGAGGGACGTACCTAACTGAAAGATCGGAATCTCGACTGTTGCAGGTATTCTTCTCGTCGTCTGAAAGCGAACGCTAGAGTGATTTCAGAGGGTTTCGGGAGTAGAGGCAAGGTTAGCTTCCCGGAGTGAGTTCAGAGACAAGATCGACTTTCCTGGAGGGAGCAA from Macadamia integrifolia cultivar HAES 741 chromosome 14, SCU_Mint_v3, whole genome shotgun sequence encodes the following:
- the LOC122060619 gene encoding LOW QUALITY PROTEIN: ent-kaurene synthase 5, chloroplastic-like (The sequence of the model RefSeq protein was modified relative to this genomic sequence to represent the inferred CDS: deleted 1 base in 1 codon), translating into MHRYLKMELCAFKCLRKELRNYSSYDTAWVSMVPSSSSSQYPYFPKCVTWLLENQLPDGSWGLPHSESMLIKDALSSTLASVLALKRWNVGEEHVKRGIHFIESNFASATNEKQHSPIGFNIIFPGMIDYARDTGLNIPLSPSILDSLLRKRHLELKRARNYYLASTSCSERRKAYLAYVAAEGLGKSQDWIEVMKYQKENGSLFNSPSTTAAAFIHCQDTNCLNYLHSVLERFGDAVPTTYLSDTYTCLCMVDILVGLGIDRHFRGEIKVVLDETYRYWLQGDDEIFLDPVTCAMAFRILRMNGYDVPSDALAQFDEQYFCYPLIGHMEDISAPIELYKASEIMLSNEPVLENLNFFLSCYLKQGLSNDSFLVDGVHKYTSKAVEYTLRFPHYASLERLQSRSTIENYNVNSLRILKTAYSCLNISNRNFLQLAMEDFNVCQEIHREELQHLELWVKENKLDKLKFARQKVVYFYFSGAATLFSPELSDARMAWAKNGVLTTVVDDFFDYGGSKEELVS